In Panthera tigris isolate Pti1 chromosome D2, P.tigris_Pti1_mat1.1, whole genome shotgun sequence, one DNA window encodes the following:
- the AGT gene encoding angiotensinogen — MAPGGASLRAAVLCLLAWAGLAAADRVYIHPFHLLVYSESSCEQLEKSNAEAPKEPTFTPVPIQAKTTPVDEEALREQLVLATEGLEEEDRLRAAKVGMMLNFLGFHMYRMLSESWSTASGAAILSPTALFGTLASFYLGALDPTASRLQAFLGVPGEDQGCTSRLDGHKVLSALHTIQGLLVAQGGASGQPRLLLSTVVGLFTAPGLRLKEPFVRGLAPFAPITLERSLDLSTDPDLAAEKINAFTQAVTGWKMNSPLSGVGPDSTLLFNTYVRFQGKLKGFSLLEGLQEFWVDNTTAVPVPMLSGTGTFQHWSDAQNNLSMTRVPLGRSACLLLVQPQCMSGLQQVETLSFQHNFLTWLKNLSPRTIRLTMPQLTLQGSYDLQDLLAQARLPTLLGAEANLGKISDDQLRVGKVLNSVLFELKADEGEEPTESAQQPDGPEALEVTLNSPFLFAIYEQDSTALHFLGRVANPLSAA, encoded by the exons ATGGCTCCTGGTGGTGCGAGCCTGAGGGCCGCCGTCCTCTGCCTCCTGGCCTGGGCCGGCCTCGCCGCTGCCGACCGGGTGTACATACACCCCTTTCACCTCCTCGTCTACAGCGAGAGCAGCTGTGAGCAGCTGGAGAAGTCCAACGCGGAGGCGCCCAAAGAGCCGACCTTCACACCGGTCCCCATTCAGGCCAAGACAACCCCTGTGGACGAGGAGGCCCTCCGAGAGCAGCTCGTGCTGGCCAccgaggggctggaggaggaagacaggCTGAGGGCGGCGAAGGTGGGGATGATGCTCAACTTCTTGGGCTTTCACATGTACAGGATGCTGAGTGAGTCGTGGAGCACGGCCAGCGGGGCGGCCATCCTGTCCCCAACGGCTCTCTTTGGCACCCTGGCCTCTTTCTATTTGGGCGCCCTGGACCCCACGGCCAGCAGACTACAGGCGTTCCTGGGCGTCCCCGGGGAGGATCAGGGCTGCACGTCCCGGCTGGATGGCCACAAGGTCCTCTCTGCCCTGCACACCATCCAGGGCCTTCTGGTCGCCCAGGGTGGGGCCAGCGGCCAGCCCAGACTGCTCCTCTCCACGGTGGTGGGCCTGTTCACAGCCCCCGGCCTGCGCCTGAAGGAGCCATTTGTGCGGGGCCTGGCTCCCTTTGCCCCCATCACCCTCGAGCGCTCTCTGGACTTGTCCACGGACCCAGATCTTGCTGCCGAGAAGATCAACGCGTTCACGCAGGCAGTGACGGGGTGGAAAATGAACAGCCCCCTGTCAGGAGTCGGCCCAGACAGCACCCTACTTTTCAACACCTATGTCCGCTTCCAAG GAAAGCTGAAGGGGTTCTCCCTGCTGGAGGGGCTCCAGGAGTTCTGGGTGGACAACACCACGGCAGTGCCCGTCCCCATGCTTTCGGGCACGGGCACCTTCCAGCACTGGAGCGACGCCCAGAACAACCTCTCCATGACCCGCGTGCCCCTGGGCAGGAGCGCCTGCCTGCTGTTGGTGCAGCCGCAATGCATGTCGGGCCTGCAACAGGTGGAAACCCTCAGCTTCCAGCACAACTTCTTGACGTGGCTGAAGAATCTCTCTCCCCG GACCATCCGCCTGACCATGCCCCAGCTGACACTACAAGGCTCCTATGACCTTCAGGACCTGCTGGCCCAGGCCAGGCTGCCCACCCTGCTGGGTGCAGAGGCGAACCTGGGCAAAATCAGCGACGACCAGCTCAGAGTCGGAAAG GTGCTGAACAGCGTCCTTTTCGAACTAAAAGCAGACGAGGGAGAAGAGCCCACAGAGTCCGCCCAGCAGCCTGACGGGCCCGAGGCCTTGGAGGTGACCCTCAACAGCCCGTTCCTGTTCGCCATTTATGAGCAAGACTCCACCGCCCTCCACTTCCTGGGCCGCGTGGCCAACCCGCTGAGCGCGGCGTGA